One part of the Paramormyrops kingsleyae isolate MSU_618 chromosome 2, PKINGS_0.4, whole genome shotgun sequence genome encodes these proteins:
- the adgra2 gene encoding adhesion G protein-coupled receptor A2 isoform X1, with product MRLPVVGVPFWGRVLLLLVCWTAFEAKLAHACPRLIISGCSCTDERSKAHGTPAVRKRVSCSGEELSETPQVSLLPDRTVTLILSNNRIRTLRNESFLGLTALEKLDLKNNLISTITPGAFRSLTSLRKLDLSDNRIGCLTPSTFQGLTNLTKLNLSGNIFSSIEPGIFQELPSLKLVNFNSEFLSCDCTMRWVPVYLRSSSARLGEDTVCSYPRSLYGKPLRGLRENQLTCDGPLELHTLSLLPSLRQVVFKGDRLPFHCTAALVDNATTLHWQHNGQAVTADPEKGVHLEDSMLHDCTSITSELILSNVHVEASGEWKCMVSTDRGNDSRSVEIVVLENSASFCSEERVTNNRGEFRWPRTLAGITSYQFCLQLPYPSVSMSGDLEQKKASRYCDRSGRWEEGDYSHCLYTNDITRVLYNFILMPINASNAVTLAHQVRTYTLEAAGFSDTVDVLYVAQMMSKFMEYVRQSRELSEVLVEMGSNLMQVDDQILSRAQRDERACSSVVRSLETLAWPQLHSNSQDLSMVSRNIAMEAHLIRPAHFTGMSCTAYQRREGSGGGGATGPEGAEPSHEQHLRFRCTTGTHNVSLLTFPLKNAVALASVSLPASLFPPDAPPECKLQFVAFRTGRLFPLTGNTSGPSEHGRRRRSVNTPVIFVDLDGCGVWNQSEPVTVSLRHSSPGSDPVAAHWSPRAPERQDGWSQEGCQLAHTDQALSTLRCSLLGNYAVLQELPDFPGPTPSPVELHQVVYTCTAILLLCLFTIIITHILHHSSIHISRKSWHTLLNTCFHIAMTTAVYTGGITLTGYPVVCQAVGIALHYSSLSTLVWIGVSARVIYKEAVWRLPRLQEGESPVPPTQRPMLRFYLVAGGVPLIICGITAAVNINNYGDGIPYCWLACRPSLGAFFVPAGLAALVTWIYFLCTVSRLRRRGSLQSKQPPASDTPAPAPESQAALGRSASLLSTDSATAPAVVPEDQHPLKAQLLALVATHFLYVGLWSCGALAVWQTGRSSLLFSFLYGVVAVGLGCLLLAFHCFLRLDVQAAWLGCCPRYRRARPVPSYVQPPAVQPTACDHGSQILVPSGEPPGSTSTRSSSTPSGVSGVGPAPCKLTNLLQVAQDGAGDLARAHGSTNGNASTDNIAKQANSNLLSGAAAAGQSQRKKASGRTKQGGGGGQYLHRGESRGHYRLRALRGGGGGGSVGVLGPPGLEQLGSQPPHRHASSGNGSLRHSNSESQTSPLANGRRLGEVPVTSPSEGSDGGSSGSRRPYPLLPSVASRAAQRRSASRDNLKLAAAAEREAKRSSYPLNGAPAAPNGTLKGSGVELDASGTDRSQGSLGMKGSVWKSETTV from the exons GGACCTGAAGAACAACCTGATCAGCACCATCACCCCCGGTGCCTTTCGGAGTCTGACCAGCCTCCGGAAACT GGACCTTTCTGACAACCGGATTGGCTGCTTGACTCCAAGCACCTTCCAGGGCCTGACAAACCTCACCAAGCT GAACCTCTCTGGAAACATCTTCTCGTCAATAGAGCCAGGGATTTTCCAGGAGCTGCCCTCCCTGAAGCTGGT GAACTTCAACTCCGAGTTCCTGTCCTGCGACTGCACCATGCGCTGGGTTCCTGTCTACCTCCGCTCCAGCTCCGCTCGTCTGGGAGAAGACACCGTCTGCTCGTATCCCAGAAGCCTCTACGGGAAGCCGTTACGCGGCCTGAGAGAGAATCAGCTGACCTGCG ACGGGCCCCTGGAGCTGCACACCCTCTCCCTCCTGCCTTCCTTACGCCAAGTGGTGTTCAAGGGGGACCGGCTTCCCTTCCACTGTACCGCCGCCCTAGTGGACAATGCAACCACACTGCACTGGCAACACAACGGCCAGGCCGTGACCGCTGACCCCGAGAAGGGTGTCCACCTTGAAGACAGCATGCTGCACGACTGCACCTCCATCACCAG TGAGCTGATCCTTTCCAACGTGCACGTGGAGGCCAGTGGGGAGTGGAAGTGCATGGTATCCACGGACCGCGGCAATGACTCGCGCAGTGTGGAGATTGTGGTCCTGGAGAACAGCGCCTCCTTCTGTTCGGAAGAGAGAGTGACGAACAACCGAGGAGAGTTCAG GTGGCCTCGGACCCTGGCAGGGATCACCTCCTATCAGTTCTGCCTCCAGCTCCCCTACCCGTCTGTGAGCATGAGTGGCGACCTAGAGCAGAAGAAGGCCTCGCGTTACTGCGACCGCTCGGGCCGCTGGGAGGAGGGGGACTACTCACACTGCCTGTACACCAACGACATCACACGCGTCCTCTACAACTTCATCCTG ATGCCAATCAATGCCTCCAACGCAGTGACCCTGGCTCACCAGGTCCGCACCTATACTCTGGAGGCTGCCGGCTTCTCCGACACCGTCGATGTCCTGTACGTGGCCCAGATGATGTCCAAGTTCATGGAGTATGTCCGGCAGTCCCGTGAG ctGTCAGAGGTGCTGGTGGAGATGGGCAGCAACCTGATGCAGGTGGACGACCAGATCCTGTCCCGGGCCCAGAGAGACGAGCGGGCCTGCAGCTCGGTCGTGCGCTCACTGGAAACACTGGCCTGGCCTCAACTCCACAGCAACTCTCAGGACCTGTCTATG GTGTCCCGCAATATCGCCATGGAAGCGCACCTGATTCGACCTGCCCACTTCACGGGCATGAGCTGCACGGCCTACCAGCGGCGCGAGGGGTCCGGGGGCGGAGGCGCCACCGGGCCAGAGGGGGCGGAGCCATCCCATGAGCAGCATCTCCGGTTCCGCTGCACCACGGGGACACACAACGTCTCCTTGCTCACCTTCCCCCTCAAG AATGCCGTGGCCCTGGCCTCGGTGTCCCTTCccgcctccctgttccccccagACGCCCCCCCGGAGTGCAAGCTGCAGTTTGTGGCATTCCGCACCGGCCGCCTCTTCCCTCTGACGGGCAACACGAGCGGCCCCAGCGAGCACGGCCGCCGCCGCCGCAGTGTCAACACGCCCGTCATCTTCGTGGACTTGG ACGGCTGCGGCGTGTGGAACCAGTCGGAGCCGGTCACCGTGTCCCTGCGGCACTCGTCCCCAGGCAGCGACCCAGTGGCGGCCCACTGGAGCCCAAGGGCACCAGAACGGCAGGACGGCTGGAGCCAGGAGGGCTGCCAGCTGGCCCACACTGACCAGGCGCTCTCCACCCTGCGCTGCTCCCTGCTGGGCAACTATGCCGTGCTCCAG GAGCTGCCGGACTTCCCCGGGCCCACTCCCAGCCCCGTGGAGCTTCACCAGGTGGTCTACACCTGCACGGCCATCCTGCTGCTCTGCCtcttcaccatcatcatcactcACATCCTGCACCACAG CTCCATACACATCAGTAGGAAGAGTTGGCACACGCTGCTCAACACATGCTTCCATATTGCCATGACGACAGCCGTCTACACGGGGGGCATCACGCTGACCGGCTACCCCGTTGTGTGCCAGGCG GTGGGCATCGCCTTGCACTACTCCTCCTTGTCCACGCTGGTCTGGATTGGCGTCAGCGCCAGGGTCATCTACAAAGAGGCCGTCTGGCGGTTGCCACGACTACAGGAGGGCGAGTCCCCCGTGCCGCCCACTCAGAGGCCCATGCTCAG gttctATCTGGTTGCTGGCGGGGTCCCACTCATCATCTGCGGcatcactgctgctgtcaaCATCAACAACTACGGCGACGGCATCCCATA CTGCTGGCTCGCCTGCCGGCCCAGTCTGGGTGCCTTCTTTGTCCCTGCCGGCCTGGCGGCACTGGTGACATGGATCTACTTTCTGTGCACCGTGTCCCGCCTGCGGCGGCGTGGGTCACTGCAGTCCAAACAGCCTCCCGCCTCGGACACGCCGGCCCCGGCTCCCGAGAGCCAGGCGGCGCTGGGCAGGAGCGCCAGCCTCCTCTCCACGGACTCGGCGACGGCCCCAGCGGTGGTACCGGAGGATCAGCACCCACTGAAGGCTCAGCTTCTTGCCCTCGTGGCCACGCACTTCCTGTACGTGGGGCTCTGGAGCTGCGGCGCCCTGGCCGTCTGGCAGACGGGGCGGAGCAGCCTGCTGTTCAGCTTCCTTTACGGGGTCGTCGCCGTAGGGCTTGGCTGCCTCCTGCTGGCATTCCACTGCTTCCTGCGCCTCGATGTCCAAGCTGCCTGGCTAGGATGCTGTCCGCGGTACCGCCGTGCCCGGCCCGTGCCGAGCTACGTGCAACCCCCGGCCGTGCAGCCCACTGCCTGCGATCACGGCTCTCAGATCCTGGTCCCCTCAGGGGAGCCTCCCGGCTCAACCTCTACCCGGTCCTCCTCTACCCCCAGCGGTGTGAGCGGCGTGGGCCCCGCCCCCTGCAAGCTCACCAACCTCCTGCAGGTGGCGCAGGACGGTGCTGGCGACCTCGCCCGAGCCCATGGCAGCACCAACGGCAACGCCAGCACTGACAACATCGCCAAGCAGGCCAACAGCAACCTGCTGTCCGGTGCGGCAGCCGCAGGTCAGTCGCAGAGAAAGAAGGCCAGCGGCCGGACTAAGCAGGGCGGGGGCGGTGGGCAGTACCTCCACCGGGGGGAGAGCAGGGGCCACTACCGCCTTCGCGCCCTaagaggaggaggcggcggggGCAGCGTTGGGGTGCTGGGACCTCCTGGCCTGGAGCAGCTGGGCTCGCAGCCGCCCCACAGACATGCCTCCAGCGGAAACGGCAGCCTCCGCCATAGCAACTCTGAGAGCCAGACGAGCCCGCTTGCCAACGGGAGGCGGCTGGGCGAGGTGCCCGTCACCAGCCCATCGGAAGGCAGCGACGGCGGCAGCAGTGGTAGCCGCCGGCCTTACCCCCTGCTCCCCTCGgtggccagcagggcggcgcagAGACGCAGCGCGAGCCGGGACAACCTGAAGCTGGCCGCCGCGGCAGAGAGGGAGGCCAAGCGCAGCTCGTACCCGCTCAACGGCGCCCCCGCAGCTCCGAACGGCACGCTGAAGGGCTCCGGGGTGGAGCTGGATGCCAGTGGCACGGACCGGTCGCAGGGCTCGCTGGGCATGAAGGGCAGCGTCTGGAAGAGCGAGACCACCGTGTGA
- the adgra2 gene encoding adhesion G protein-coupled receptor A2 isoform X2: MPAPGSSLAAAAVRTSDRRLTERRLCANGILSNNRIRTLRNESFLGLTALEKLDLKNNLISTITPGAFRSLTSLRKLDLSDNRIGCLTPSTFQGLTNLTKLNLSGNIFSSIEPGIFQELPSLKLVNFNSEFLSCDCTMRWVPVYLRSSSARLGEDTVCSYPRSLYGKPLRGLRENQLTCDGPLELHTLSLLPSLRQVVFKGDRLPFHCTAALVDNATTLHWQHNGQAVTADPEKGVHLEDSMLHDCTSITSELILSNVHVEASGEWKCMVSTDRGNDSRSVEIVVLENSASFCSEERVTNNRGEFRWPRTLAGITSYQFCLQLPYPSVSMSGDLEQKKASRYCDRSGRWEEGDYSHCLYTNDITRVLYNFILMPINASNAVTLAHQVRTYTLEAAGFSDTVDVLYVAQMMSKFMEYVRQSRELSEVLVEMGSNLMQVDDQILSRAQRDERACSSVVRSLETLAWPQLHSNSQDLSMVSRNIAMEAHLIRPAHFTGMSCTAYQRREGSGGGGATGPEGAEPSHEQHLRFRCTTGTHNVSLLTFPLKNAVALASVSLPASLFPPDAPPECKLQFVAFRTGRLFPLTGNTSGPSEHGRRRRSVNTPVIFVDLDGCGVWNQSEPVTVSLRHSSPGSDPVAAHWSPRAPERQDGWSQEGCQLAHTDQALSTLRCSLLGNYAVLQELPDFPGPTPSPVELHQVVYTCTAILLLCLFTIIITHILHHSSIHISRKSWHTLLNTCFHIAMTTAVYTGGITLTGYPVVCQAVGIALHYSSLSTLVWIGVSARVIYKEAVWRLPRLQEGESPVPPTQRPMLRFYLVAGGVPLIICGITAAVNINNYGDGIPYCWLACRPSLGAFFVPAGLAALVTWIYFLCTVSRLRRRGSLQSKQPPASDTPAPAPESQAALGRSASLLSTDSATAPAVVPEDQHPLKAQLLALVATHFLYVGLWSCGALAVWQTGRSSLLFSFLYGVVAVGLGCLLLAFHCFLRLDVQAAWLGCCPRYRRARPVPSYVQPPAVQPTACDHGSQILVPSGEPPGSTSTRSSSTPSGVSGVGPAPCKLTNLLQVAQDGAGDLARAHGSTNGNASTDNIAKQANSNLLSGAAAAGQSQRKKASGRTKQGGGGGQYLHRGESRGHYRLRALRGGGGGGSVGVLGPPGLEQLGSQPPHRHASSGNGSLRHSNSESQTSPLANGRRLGEVPVTSPSEGSDGGSSGSRRPYPLLPSVASRAAQRRSASRDNLKLAAAAEREAKRSSYPLNGAPAAPNGTLKGSGVELDASGTDRSQGSLGMKGSVWKSETTV; this comes from the exons GGACCTGAAGAACAACCTGATCAGCACCATCACCCCCGGTGCCTTTCGGAGTCTGACCAGCCTCCGGAAACT GGACCTTTCTGACAACCGGATTGGCTGCTTGACTCCAAGCACCTTCCAGGGCCTGACAAACCTCACCAAGCT GAACCTCTCTGGAAACATCTTCTCGTCAATAGAGCCAGGGATTTTCCAGGAGCTGCCCTCCCTGAAGCTGGT GAACTTCAACTCCGAGTTCCTGTCCTGCGACTGCACCATGCGCTGGGTTCCTGTCTACCTCCGCTCCAGCTCCGCTCGTCTGGGAGAAGACACCGTCTGCTCGTATCCCAGAAGCCTCTACGGGAAGCCGTTACGCGGCCTGAGAGAGAATCAGCTGACCTGCG ACGGGCCCCTGGAGCTGCACACCCTCTCCCTCCTGCCTTCCTTACGCCAAGTGGTGTTCAAGGGGGACCGGCTTCCCTTCCACTGTACCGCCGCCCTAGTGGACAATGCAACCACACTGCACTGGCAACACAACGGCCAGGCCGTGACCGCTGACCCCGAGAAGGGTGTCCACCTTGAAGACAGCATGCTGCACGACTGCACCTCCATCACCAG TGAGCTGATCCTTTCCAACGTGCACGTGGAGGCCAGTGGGGAGTGGAAGTGCATGGTATCCACGGACCGCGGCAATGACTCGCGCAGTGTGGAGATTGTGGTCCTGGAGAACAGCGCCTCCTTCTGTTCGGAAGAGAGAGTGACGAACAACCGAGGAGAGTTCAG GTGGCCTCGGACCCTGGCAGGGATCACCTCCTATCAGTTCTGCCTCCAGCTCCCCTACCCGTCTGTGAGCATGAGTGGCGACCTAGAGCAGAAGAAGGCCTCGCGTTACTGCGACCGCTCGGGCCGCTGGGAGGAGGGGGACTACTCACACTGCCTGTACACCAACGACATCACACGCGTCCTCTACAACTTCATCCTG ATGCCAATCAATGCCTCCAACGCAGTGACCCTGGCTCACCAGGTCCGCACCTATACTCTGGAGGCTGCCGGCTTCTCCGACACCGTCGATGTCCTGTACGTGGCCCAGATGATGTCCAAGTTCATGGAGTATGTCCGGCAGTCCCGTGAG ctGTCAGAGGTGCTGGTGGAGATGGGCAGCAACCTGATGCAGGTGGACGACCAGATCCTGTCCCGGGCCCAGAGAGACGAGCGGGCCTGCAGCTCGGTCGTGCGCTCACTGGAAACACTGGCCTGGCCTCAACTCCACAGCAACTCTCAGGACCTGTCTATG GTGTCCCGCAATATCGCCATGGAAGCGCACCTGATTCGACCTGCCCACTTCACGGGCATGAGCTGCACGGCCTACCAGCGGCGCGAGGGGTCCGGGGGCGGAGGCGCCACCGGGCCAGAGGGGGCGGAGCCATCCCATGAGCAGCATCTCCGGTTCCGCTGCACCACGGGGACACACAACGTCTCCTTGCTCACCTTCCCCCTCAAG AATGCCGTGGCCCTGGCCTCGGTGTCCCTTCccgcctccctgttccccccagACGCCCCCCCGGAGTGCAAGCTGCAGTTTGTGGCATTCCGCACCGGCCGCCTCTTCCCTCTGACGGGCAACACGAGCGGCCCCAGCGAGCACGGCCGCCGCCGCCGCAGTGTCAACACGCCCGTCATCTTCGTGGACTTGG ACGGCTGCGGCGTGTGGAACCAGTCGGAGCCGGTCACCGTGTCCCTGCGGCACTCGTCCCCAGGCAGCGACCCAGTGGCGGCCCACTGGAGCCCAAGGGCACCAGAACGGCAGGACGGCTGGAGCCAGGAGGGCTGCCAGCTGGCCCACACTGACCAGGCGCTCTCCACCCTGCGCTGCTCCCTGCTGGGCAACTATGCCGTGCTCCAG GAGCTGCCGGACTTCCCCGGGCCCACTCCCAGCCCCGTGGAGCTTCACCAGGTGGTCTACACCTGCACGGCCATCCTGCTGCTCTGCCtcttcaccatcatcatcactcACATCCTGCACCACAG CTCCATACACATCAGTAGGAAGAGTTGGCACACGCTGCTCAACACATGCTTCCATATTGCCATGACGACAGCCGTCTACACGGGGGGCATCACGCTGACCGGCTACCCCGTTGTGTGCCAGGCG GTGGGCATCGCCTTGCACTACTCCTCCTTGTCCACGCTGGTCTGGATTGGCGTCAGCGCCAGGGTCATCTACAAAGAGGCCGTCTGGCGGTTGCCACGACTACAGGAGGGCGAGTCCCCCGTGCCGCCCACTCAGAGGCCCATGCTCAG gttctATCTGGTTGCTGGCGGGGTCCCACTCATCATCTGCGGcatcactgctgctgtcaaCATCAACAACTACGGCGACGGCATCCCATA CTGCTGGCTCGCCTGCCGGCCCAGTCTGGGTGCCTTCTTTGTCCCTGCCGGCCTGGCGGCACTGGTGACATGGATCTACTTTCTGTGCACCGTGTCCCGCCTGCGGCGGCGTGGGTCACTGCAGTCCAAACAGCCTCCCGCCTCGGACACGCCGGCCCCGGCTCCCGAGAGCCAGGCGGCGCTGGGCAGGAGCGCCAGCCTCCTCTCCACGGACTCGGCGACGGCCCCAGCGGTGGTACCGGAGGATCAGCACCCACTGAAGGCTCAGCTTCTTGCCCTCGTGGCCACGCACTTCCTGTACGTGGGGCTCTGGAGCTGCGGCGCCCTGGCCGTCTGGCAGACGGGGCGGAGCAGCCTGCTGTTCAGCTTCCTTTACGGGGTCGTCGCCGTAGGGCTTGGCTGCCTCCTGCTGGCATTCCACTGCTTCCTGCGCCTCGATGTCCAAGCTGCCTGGCTAGGATGCTGTCCGCGGTACCGCCGTGCCCGGCCCGTGCCGAGCTACGTGCAACCCCCGGCCGTGCAGCCCACTGCCTGCGATCACGGCTCTCAGATCCTGGTCCCCTCAGGGGAGCCTCCCGGCTCAACCTCTACCCGGTCCTCCTCTACCCCCAGCGGTGTGAGCGGCGTGGGCCCCGCCCCCTGCAAGCTCACCAACCTCCTGCAGGTGGCGCAGGACGGTGCTGGCGACCTCGCCCGAGCCCATGGCAGCACCAACGGCAACGCCAGCACTGACAACATCGCCAAGCAGGCCAACAGCAACCTGCTGTCCGGTGCGGCAGCCGCAGGTCAGTCGCAGAGAAAGAAGGCCAGCGGCCGGACTAAGCAGGGCGGGGGCGGTGGGCAGTACCTCCACCGGGGGGAGAGCAGGGGCCACTACCGCCTTCGCGCCCTaagaggaggaggcggcggggGCAGCGTTGGGGTGCTGGGACCTCCTGGCCTGGAGCAGCTGGGCTCGCAGCCGCCCCACAGACATGCCTCCAGCGGAAACGGCAGCCTCCGCCATAGCAACTCTGAGAGCCAGACGAGCCCGCTTGCCAACGGGAGGCGGCTGGGCGAGGTGCCCGTCACCAGCCCATCGGAAGGCAGCGACGGCGGCAGCAGTGGTAGCCGCCGGCCTTACCCCCTGCTCCCCTCGgtggccagcagggcggcgcagAGACGCAGCGCGAGCCGGGACAACCTGAAGCTGGCCGCCGCGGCAGAGAGGGAGGCCAAGCGCAGCTCGTACCCGCTCAACGGCGCCCCCGCAGCTCCGAACGGCACGCTGAAGGGCTCCGGGGTGGAGCTGGATGCCAGTGGCACGGACCGGTCGCAGGGCTCGCTGGGCATGAAGGGCAGCGTCTGGAAGAGCGAGACCACCGTGTGA